The Cucurbita pepo subsp. pepo cultivar mu-cu-16 chromosome LG05, ASM280686v2, whole genome shotgun sequence nucleotide sequence AACAGTTCCATACTATACACATTAATCATCTGACTAGTGTAGTTAGGATGATATCATAATCTATTGTTAGGGAAAACcatctaaattttgaattacaACATACCTGATGCTGATGAGGTAGACGGATCATTCACAGGTTGCTTATTCTTCTCATCCAtcaaaatttcttcttcaaaacgTTCCCGTCCTTCCAGGAGTATACTAATATACCAAtacaattttctttgaatCAGGAACTTAATGGCTTGACGCTCGTCATCAGAGAAAGGAACTTTATATATTTGCTTGGCCTAGATTGAAGAAGTGATTAATGTTCAGAAAGCATATAGGATAAACATTtctatattaatattatttgtagGGCACCAAGAACAGGGAGGTTGAGATATTGGGTGAAAATAAGTTAAAACGTCAGATGTAAAAGTGGTGTAATTCAAGGACATGAATCTCAACTACAACCAAGAAGGAACCTCTCTTGAACAATAATGTTTAAGGATTGACGacatattttttagataagaaaacaagaacatggCAGATTTCCAAAGCCTGTTCCCAAAAATTCGCATTTCATGAGGCAGGCACCCCCGGAATGCACCTTAACGGATGGTTCAAAATACACAAGCTTGAATAAAAACCTTTTAACTTCATGCATTCAACTAAGTAGTTGACACAACGTATAAATTACACACGAGAAGCAAATCATATACTGGTATAAATTTTTCGCCTGCTTACTCAACATACGACTTTTTCAGGCAAATCATTGAACtttatttatgaattgaaACTATTTATTGAAACTCCGATCgaacaagaagaaaactaATATTAAGATTAAcatcataaataataagaatgtCAGCACAATCACAGGTAGAAGTCACTGAAGCATAAAATGCAATAATACTTCAGAAACCTACCAGAATTAGCCTTggacagttttttttttaaatgtatgtATAGCAAAAAATGGACCACACCTAAAATCGGGTCAAATTATAATTGTTCAAGTTGATTCTATACTAATAAGATCAGCTAAGCCTTACCTGCTTGAATATGGTACTCGTGCCAGATTGGTCATGGCCAACGAGTAGAAGTTTATGAAGCATTTTCGGCTCAGGAGAAGAACTAGCTTTATCCACATTTTCCTCTCCAGAATGAACAGAACAAGAAGGAATAGGTAAATTAAAAACGGCACATGCAAGCTTCGTTGTAGGCTGCAAAAAAAAAGTGCATTTATTATTCTCGGAAGTTCGATAAATAAGATAGAGCACGagaaagtaaacaatatcgCATGAAGTTTACCTTGTCCCATATTTTCCCCCCATTGTTCATTCCCTCTTCCTGATATGATCCATCTGCGCTAACCCAATAAGAAGGTCTTCCTTCACAAGGTACTCCAGCCAGCTGCAAGCAACATGATCTCATTTGTGTTATTTGCACgttcttgtaatttaataaagcTAAACTAAATATGAACACTGGGTGAATTACCCACCTTCAATATCCGCAGCTCTTTTTTCGTGATCTCTCGATTGTTGATGCAAACATTTGTATTGCCATTGCTAGCATCCCTCTTAATGCGACCTCCAACCTCTAGATGGGTGCTAACTATCTGACACGGTCCACGTCCTTCCTGTTTGGTTAAAAACAGAATAAGAAGCTTGTTGTGGTGCAAAACACTTCTTTAACATGCCCAAAAGATAAAATGAAAGCAATCAAAGAGAAAGGACCTTTCCCCAGAAGCCCGATTCTTTGTCATACCAATATCGTCCTGGTTTTAGATTCTTTGGTGGCTTTTGGCAACTTCGCAGCATAAGCAGTTCCTGTCGACTTAAAGGATGGTCATTGATATAAACAAGTCTTGCAGGTATCTGATTTATTTCACACTCTTTTTCCCGAGTCAGAGTGTTCTTAACTTCCAAGTCAGTAAACAGCCTCTTGAGCACTTTAGTGCACTTACCCAGGTTGTTTCTTCTTGATTCATCAATCCTGAACCCAATACAAGTGATACACTTTCTTCCTTCTGGCATTGATCCCATTGCCCTAATTACACAAGCAATACAATATTTGGCTCCACAGACAATACACTCTTCCTTTTCAGTGAAACGGTTTCCTTTAAGGCAGTAGTAGCACGATCCTTTCTTCCCCTTCCTTTCAGCTCTTGGCATGTCATGGATACTTTCAGCATCAGATTGACTCGATTCTGCCTCGTCAGAAATCGTGCTGCTGCTCGAATGGGGATCCAGAAAAGTAACAGCTGATGGCTTCCTGCCATGCCAAGGCtggatttcattttcaacttccTCTTCCCCTCTTACAGCAAAAATCCCAGAAGACGAGCTCAAACCCGATTCTGCCGATTCTGAATCACTCGAATTCGTGTAACCTTGAAAATCCTCTTCATTCTTAATTTCCAGTGATTCTAACCCGCCTTCTAATCTTCCCTTTAGCTTATTGAAATTCTCAAGTTCACCAGAACTTTCAATGATATCACATTTATCTTTCCCATTATCTTTCTTATTGGCATCAAGGCAAACAGGCCCATCTTCCTGGATTTCAGAGGTTGAAGAAATCACTAAATTGGCTTTCAAACTTGAGCTCCTACTAAATTTACCAACGATGGGTTGTATAACTGGAAGCGATGATACATCATCCCTGAACTGAGACGATGAAACAACAACAGAAGCAGTTGGAATATAATCGATATTGATAGGAACTGCACGGGGAATGTCGTAATTGATTCCAGGACCTGTATACTCAATTGCAAAAGAATATTCAGGGTTAAAATCCTCATTACCAACCGAAGAAGAAGGCTTCTCGTGAAAAAACTTCTTCAGAAGCCCATCCATATCTCGCCGATTAAACAACACAAGTCAAACACAGAGCCAATGATTCTAACAATCACATCCCACAACTCATCAAGCAAGAACAATTACCCAAACCcccaaaaacagaaaaaacaaTCAACGAATCAACGAATCATCGAATCATCGAATCCAAATCAATTTCTCCATGTGAACTGCGAAAAAATCACgcagaggagaaagaaactcCAATGGAAATGATCCAGAAGTTGCAATTCTCCAGTTAGTGGGAACCCATAATCAAGAAAGTCGAATAGGAAGACTTTTAGACAGTGGGGCTCATGGAAAATGAGTCTCCAAACACGAATGCCATAATACTCAGTCAACACAAAGACTGCAAAGAAGACTTTGATTACTCAAAATAGTGTCCCATGGTGGAAATCAACGCGTTGGAGTAGATCGAAGAAAAACCAACAGAAAGAgacagaaaaaggaaatttccGACGGTCATGGCCAGTGGTAGGTCTTAGCTATTATTATAATCATTCTATGTATACAATACgtcaaatttgaaaaggatTTTTCGAGTATTACCAGTTCTTTCTTCCACAATCGCGTCCCCACTTGCATTTATTTATAACTCGATTTGAAAGGCGATTTTGAACATTCTGNTTTTCTACCCCTTCTGGTGTtgcgttctcctccccaaccaatgtgggatatcacataaaatgattatcaaacaaacacaaaattaatatNCCATGGAGAAACTGTACCGAATTTCCCATTCTTGAGATCTCGCTCTCGAAATTGATTCACTTCTCTTCGAAATTGATTCTACCGATGATTCTACCataagaaaaattttaaaaagattaaaatatatttaaagcaCTTTCAAAGGGAGtatttaactattaaaaaaaaaaataatgtgtCTTTAATTCTTAAGGAactgtttttaaattaaaaaataaattaataaaataaaaaaaataatggccATTAATGCCATGATTagttcttaattattattattttttaatgatcaCTATTATTAACTCAAAGACTTTATATTTGGCTTAATGATTACAAATATGAATACAGTCCCATTGAATGGGCAATTTGGTAAAtacattttcttattaaaaaaattatttatttatttttctgttttcacactaaatttcaataaaacttattaaattaatatttgcaattagtttcttttttaaattttaattttgtttctaaaattattaaaaccaTGGAagttaacaatttaatttccccaccttttttaaattaatgtcGGTATTAATTATAGttgaaaactaaatttgtttatttttatggtttaagaagaaacaaatctaataaaaacattattaatatCTTTGAAATTAACTGatcctaatttaatttaattggtttgtaaaaataataattgccCACACGGCCTCATGTCTACTCCCTTCGGACGTCTTGTTGACACTCGTTCATTTCTCTAATTGTTGTgggaccaccaccaaatccactcccttcgtgggccagcgtctttactggctTATCGTTAGTGTCTATCCCCTTCAAGGAACAACCTcctcagggcccaacgtccttgtccTTGTTGGAAATTCACTCCCTTCgtggcctagcgtccttattggcacaccgctcgtgtctaccccctttagggaacaacctcctcagggcccaatgtccttgtcctcattggcactcattcctttctccaatcaacgtgggatcaccaccaaatccaccctctttaAGGCCCAGCGTCAttactggcacattgcctcgtgtctacccctcttcAGGAAACAGCCTCCCATCACCccgtgtctgactttgatactatttgtaacgacccaagctcaccgttaacagatattgtcctttttgggttttcccttacgggctttccctcaaggctttaaaacgcgtctgctagggaaagttTTCTACCCCTTCTGGTGTtgcgttctcctccccaaccaatgtgggatatcacataaaatgattatcaaacaaacacaaaattaatatttttttaggaacggaaaaaactataaactaaaaattgaaataattatcaaaGGAATTTTATAaagcaaaataatatttaagaaaaaaaaaatagaaaaccctttataaaacaaaataaaaataatagataaaTGATAGACGTGGACAAGAACTAATTTGCCAcgtgtaatttaaaaataggtgaattatattataacatataatGTTTACAAGTCATCAGAGATTAAAGGGCGGGAAGGAATTTTAGTTTCACAAGCCATATACTTAATTTGTcaccataaaaataaaataaaataagaaaaatcgAGAAGCCCACGTGGCTGACAGAtcacataattaaaatattggtcCACGTGGCATCTTCCAATCAAAACCGTATCTGTCTGTCTCACTGCtctgctcttcttcttcttcttcttcttcttatacTTCTGTAATTTCATCAGATCGGAAGATCAAAGCGGCCGTACTGAAATGGTGAAACCGAGCTACTTGAAAATGTTGACGGATTCTGACGTTTCCGATCTTATCTCCTCTGATCTTCGGGAACTTCGTAACGCTGGTAAAAAGCTTGCTACACACGTCGTTAAGCTTAGTGCTGTGGGTTTTGGCGCTACTTTCCTCCAATGGATTGCTTCCTTTGCTGCTATGtatgtttctctctctcatacGACTTTATTCCTGCTTCATTTAGCGATGTTGTTGTTTGTGGTTCGTTGCTGACGGTTGATTGTTTTAGAGGAAATTTTAGTTGTGAGAGGCTAATTTTCGGTTTCTGTTTCGAGGAATAGTTTGTGTTTAGTGATCGATTTTCTGTTTAACTGAAGTGATTCGTTTCTTGATTTAGATATTGAACTGATTTGAGGAATATGAGAAGGATTTAGTTAGGGAAATGATTACTGTAACCAAATGTTCGTTTTGGTTTTGACATCTGCTTGATCTTCTTTTAGGTTTTTCTGGATCATTTCGATTCGACTTCGATTCCTTTCTGTTCATATTATTGTACACTTTTGcaacttgaatttgttttgTGAGTGCAGTTACTTGCTGATTTTGGATCGAACGAACTGGAAGACGAATATACTTACCTCATTGTTGATTCCGTACATTTTCTTTAGTCTTCCTGGTTTGATTTTCGGTTTTCTCAGGTGATCATCTCTATAGCAATTGGCTCCGAATGAAGTTCCCGGAATTACGCTTCTGTCGTCTCTAACTAAATTGCTTTCTCTTGCAGGGGAGAGGTCGGAAAGTGGATCGCCGCCATTGCTGTAGTGCTGCGTCTCTTCTTCCCACGTCGATTCCCAGGTAGTTTCAGGACTCAACTTGATTACAGAAATTACAGAATTCAGTTTCAGTTTATGAACTACAAAATATTCTGGATGATGAGTTTGTTGAAATAGATTTAGAGCCATCAGTAGTTTTGAttactctcttcttccttctgtTTCATTTTGGATGACTGCTACATTGACTAGTTTTCTATTCTCCTTTTCATTCCTCGTTAAGAACTTTTGAAATCTTaacaatgaagaagaatcatTATCAAACTGTTTAACATCTTTGAGCTTGTAAAAAGTTCGATAGATCTTAAAGCATCAAAATGATCAAAAAGTTTAGTTGAAGTATACTACCATTAGGTATTTAACATCCCTTCgaactttctttttgtaaggaatccttcccaacaatcctcaataatcctcccctcgaacaaagtacactatagagacCTTCTGatgcttatggagctctcgaacagcctctctttaatcgaggctcgactccttctctggagtcctcgaacaaaatacaccctttgttcgacacttgagtcacttttgactgcATCTCCAAGGCTCACAGATtctttattcgacatttgaggattctattgacatggctaagttgagagtatagctctgatactatgttaggaatcatagatctccataatagtatgatattgtccactttgagcataagctcagATGGCCTTGCCGGCTTTCttaaaagacctcataccagtGGAGATATATtcaacccatgatcattccctaaattagtcaacgaGGGATtccttcccaacaatcctccacACTTTCATTTGCTTAGTTTGAAGGAACAAATAACATCCCAAACCTCATCCATAATCAATTATTCTCCAATCTAATAGCTTAAGCTTTCAGTAAATAGAAATTTCACATCGTGTTGAAGTATAGTATGTCCTGTCTAGTTAGCAAGCTTAAGAGCCAAAAGAATTAGATGTCAAACTGAATTATTGCCACTCCCTTCTCTCATTGCCTGGAAATACAGATTGGCTTGAATTGCCCGGCGCTTTGATACTTCTAATTGTGGTGGCTCCGGGGTTATTTGCGAGCACCATAAGGGGCGACGCCATCGGAGAAGTGATATGTCTGATCATATCATGCTACTTGCTGCAAGAACACATCAGAGCCTCTGGTGGATTCAGAAACTCCTTCACCAAAGCCAATGGCATTTCAAACACCATTGGCATTgtccttctctttgtttttcctgTCTGGGCTCTGTTACTTCGCGTGCTTTGATTGTTCCCAAATGCAACTACGCATTGTTCTTTGTATTTGTGTTGGGAATGTGAGCTGTGAGCTGTGAGCTATTagatttgttttaaaagttgttccaagttttttcttttgccaaTTGGGTGTTGCATTTTAGGTTGCATCAGTGTAAAGTTTATTGTAAAAAGTTTGTCCGTAATtggtttagaaaataaaaattattcaatatgACTGCTACTTCTTACACGGTTAGATGTATattatatagattttttttttttaccgatCTAACGGTCTAAAAAGGAATTATGAGTAAATTAATCATCATAGTACCAGTTGGTCTATAATAATCTGACTTGGTTAAGTATGGGagaaaatcttattttaagatgttaaattaattagcatatatgtttgaatttgtCAATAATATAGCATTATCATAAtgttttcaaaaagaaaacagagtaGGTTTAAGTCTCACAATATTACATCATCAatagatttgttattttatattataaagaaGTTTGAGGAATTCTTAAATGTGTTTAAAAAgtaattcacataaaaaaaaaaaattaagtttcaGAAGATAAATACTTGTGTTGGTGTCGAAGCTTCTCGGGTGGTCTTAGAACAATGGTGAGCAACGCGACCTATGACAACTTATAAGAGAAGAATTCGAACACTGGTATGGTGTTGTGTCCAATACactttaatatattatagtaAAGAGTTGAGTGTCACAATCATACTATGAAGAAAGTAGGTTGTGATATTCCTGTAGAAGGATAAGAGGACgatgcatcatctaacacacaCTAAAGAGATGTGCATTGAATCCAAGCTGAGGCATAAGTGAGGGAGATAGCGATGTCAACATGAAGGacaaagatatatttgatAAGGGGTTGGGTAGGGCTTCATGCCTTAACTTTAAAAGTCGGGGTTCTTGAAGGAATTTCTACcgatatgaaagatgaaaatcCACCAAATACAGTGTCAACCGAGCATCAAACAAAAGCTCCACAACAACGAATGACCATCTGCCAAAATTATGTCGACACATGCTAAGATTGGAAAATGCCACGGAAAGccctttaaaaataataatttaaaagaaaattagagtattttgtattaatggtgtgaaaataatcaattttttatttggagaaaataataatttaattttaaaataagtaataaaaattattattttgtgtttgatatgtatttcaaattaaagtgaaaataataaattaagtttaaaataagtaataaaattaatgttttatgtttaataaaaaatttaatttaaaattttgtatttaggacatcggttaatttttttaaaaaataatttaagagtataaagattaattttataggctaaataaatataaagggttaaattggtaatttagtataaataaataaaaagtggtCAAAATAAAGCCTTCTGGCTCGGCCTTAAACCCACACAACAAATACCCAAATTTCAGTCTAGGGTTTTATCGTCGACTTCCGATCATCCCTCTGTTCGGCTTACGAGAAAGCGAAAAATGTTTCCCGGAATGTTTATGCGTAAGCCCGACAAGGCTGCTGCTCTCAAGCAGCTCCGATCTCACGTTGCTATGTTCGGCGTATGGGTTGCTGTAATTCGAGTTACCCCCTATGTTCTACACTACCTTTCCGACGAGAAAGAAGAACTCAAGCTCGATTTTTAGGTCATCTCTAAGGTATTTCGAGTCTATTGGATTTTTAAGGTCTAGATTTCTCTTTACTGTCTAATGTTTCGCTATTGAGAAACGATGTGAATGCATCCAATTTTGacttctattttatttcctGATCTATTTACTATGTGCGTATCATCATCCCTTGGAAGTTTGTTCgaataagaaaaaatcttGTTTCGAAATAGATCTGTTCTTGTTCGATTCGGCGTTTGAATGAACGATTTCTCTGCTTCATGTTTATACTGCCGTTTTCTGtagttttttgaattttttttgttgttaattCTACACATaggcaattttttttttttttttttttttttttttgagaaacgGTTGATTTTGTAAACTTAGCCTCTTAGCAGGTTCTGTATGTTAAATATTGATGTATCTGTGGTTTTACTTAttcatttgttttgaattatttgCAATGTTTTCTTTGCTACTTAGCTAAAGACACTGAGAACCATGTTGAACTAATTATACCTGAAGTATTTGGAACAAAATAAGTGATTGTGCTGCATTGATCATGTTTCGTTTTGCTAATTGCTGTTTTGGTTGGAAtattacattaaatttaaaatctgtGTTCTTCTCTGTTGCTTGACCTCTCTCAAAATGCTTTTAAAAGGGTGCC carries:
- the LOC111795834 gene encoding extra-large guanine nucleotide-binding protein 1-like, encoding MDGLLKKFFHEKPSSSVGNEDFNPEYSFAIEYTGPGINYDIPRAVPINIDYIPTASVVVSSSQFRDDVSSLPVIQPIVGKFSRSSSLKANLVISSTSEIQEDGPVCLDANKKDNGKDKCDIIESSGELENFNKLKGRLEGGLESLEIKNEEDFQGYTNSSDSESAESGLSSSSGIFAVRGEEEVENEIQPWHGRKPSAVTFLDPHSSSSTISDEAESSQSDAESIHDMPRAERKGKKGSCYYCLKGNRFTEKEECIVCGAKYCIACVIRAMGSMPEGRKCITCIGFRIDESRRNNLGKCTKVLKRLFTDLEVKNTLTREKECEINQIPARLVYINDHPLSRQELLMLRSCQKPPKNLKPGRYWYDKESGFWGKEGRGPCQIVSTHLEVGGRIKRDASNGNTNVCINNREITKKELRILKLAGVPCEGRPSYWVSADGSYQEEGMNNGGKIWDKPTTKLACAVFNLPIPSCSVHSGEENVDKASSSPEPKMLHKLLLVGHDQSGTSTIFKQAKQIYKVPFSDDERQAIKFLIQRKLYWYISILLEGRERFEEEILMDEKNKQPVNDPSTSSASGSDVQFERKTIYSFGPKLKVFADWLLQVVVSGYFETTFPAATRVYAQSVEELLKDEAFQATYSRRNELEMLPRVSTYFLDRAVDISSADYDPSDNDILYAEGISSCKSLSDMEFSFPESRQDSLLDPPYQHDSSIRYQLIRVHPSTLGENCKLLDMFEDMSIILFCVALVDYDEFDEDDNGVLVNRMIASKQLFERIVTDRALSGKNFLLILNKFDLFEEKIIQVPLSKCEWFDDFNPMITPNSTGRSSSSSSSSTNPSLAQRAFQYIAVKFKRLFYSLTDKKLFVSQTTGMEPENVNAALRYAREIIKWEVDKPNISITEISSASADASSFL
- the LOC111794378 gene encoding cold-regulated 413 plasma membrane protein 2-like translates to MVKPSYLKMLTDSDVSDLISSDLRELRNAGKKLATHVVKLSAVGFGATFLQWIASFAAIYLLILDRTNWKTNILTSLLIPYIFFSLPGLIFGFLRGEVGKWIAAIAVVLRLFFPRRFPDWLELPGALILLIVVAPGLFASTIRGDAIGEVICLIISCYLLQEHIRASGGFRNSFTKANGISNTIGIVLLFVFPVWALLLRVL
- the LOC111794676 gene encoding mitochondrial import receptor subunit TOM6 homolog → MFPGMFMRKPDKAAALKQLRSHVAMFGVWVAVIRVTPYVLHYLSDEKEELKLDF